In Paramormyrops kingsleyae isolate MSU_618 chromosome 5, PKINGS_0.4, whole genome shotgun sequence, one DNA window encodes the following:
- the LOC111845191 gene encoding interleukin-2 receptor subunit beta-like isoform X2 — protein MGTQWLPPLLLLLHFSAFPQPSLQSKRSPVELCDFSLRCRNDFFNNITCVWNSTGVKPDTVCTLTGKHAAEITCRLRPLGDPGQKLHGCNLYFVNEEFYEDTPIHLTVKCENFTNAIYEEEYNPARSVKLQPPSAPNIENASIFWNFNRPPYLGGFRFQLEFKQSGQKWENAESVNVRDMRTSVEISEEKLEKGVVYDFRVRALVDDVEFEGEWSDWGPVSSWRSTVGVSPASLDLDLVGLTYSLPVLGFCLILTFIIIIIIIKVTRPNWFFLLKTVPDPSKFFEGNGDFKKWPSPLFPPESFSISQHSEDISPIEVSITKDTDTLFKKDSTRLPEHWESSSQSSSFSNLGYFCSTHPSCYEPCHVYFSYQPVGGSVKGNSVGERVVDSGPIQSSSSYEPLEHHGQPRHPDSNSTTEDQQTEDEEEDEDSPEATSTPTNPSGVLPFPFPCGPPIFPHNLPGLPHFPVPFPGLDLDTALSRTLTPGLLGNVLSKSSLLSLEPSSGGYMPVKDNHNSC, from the exons ATGGGGACGCAgtggctgccccccctcctcctgcttCTGCACTTCAGTGCGTTTCCACAGCCCAGCCTCCAGAGTAAGCGTTCGCCAGTGGAGCTCTGCGATTTTA GTCTGAGGTGCCGTAACGACTTCTTCAACAACATCACTTGTGTGTGGAATAGCACAGGAGTGAAGCCTGACACAGTCTGTACCTTAACTGGAAAACATGCTGCCGAGAT CACTTGCAGACTGAGGCCCCTGGGTGACCCTGGACAGAAATTACATGGCTGCAACCTCTATTTTGTGAATGAA GAATTTTACGAAGACACGCCCATTCACCTGACAGTGAAGTGTGAGAATTTCACAAACGCCATCTATGAAGAAGAGTATAACCCAGCTCGCTCTG TGAAACTGCAACCTCCTTCTGCACCCAATATTGAAAATGCCAGCATCTTCTGGAATTTTAACAGGCCCCCTTATTTGGGAGGATTTCGCTTTCAGTTGGAATTCAAGCAGTCAGGCCAAAAATGGGAG AACGCAGAGTCTGTCAACGTGAGAGACATGCGGACCTCAGTGGAGATCTCCGAGGAGAAACTGGAGAAGGGGGTCGTATATGACTTCAGGGTTCGGGCTCTGGTTGATGACGTCGAATTTGAAGGAGAATGGAGTGACTGGGGCCCCGTGTCCTCCTGGAGGTCTACAGTTGGGGTGTCCCCAG CATCTTTGGATCTGGATCTGGTGGGGCTGACGTACAGCCTCCCAGTCCTGGGATTTTGTCTGATCCTcaccttcatcatcatcatcatcatcatcaaagtGACCCGGCCCAACTG gtttttcttGTTAAAAACAGTGCCTGATCCATCCAAGTTTTTTGAAGGAAATGGAGACTTCAAG aaatggCCCAGCCCCCTTTTTCCCCCAGAGTCCTTCTCCATTTCCCAACATTCCGAGGACATCTCACCAATTGAGGTCTCCATCACCAAGGACACCGACACGCTGTTTAAGAAGGACTCCACCAGACTGCCAGAACACTGGGAGAGCAGCAGCCAGTCATCCAGCTTCTCAAACCTGGGCTACTTCTGCTCCACGCACCCCAGCTGCTATGAGCCCTGTCATGTTTACTTCAGCTAccagccagtagggggcagtgtgaAAGGTAACTCAGTTGGGGAGAGGGTGGTTGACAGTGGACCTATCCAAAGCAGCTCTTCCTATGAGCCCCTGGAACATCACGGTCAGCCAAGACACCCAGATTCTAACTCGACGACGGAGGATCAGCAAACtgaggatgaagaggaagatGAGGATTCACCTGAAGCAACGTCAACCCCTACTAATCCCTCTGGAGTCCTCCCATTTCCATTTCCTTGTGGACCTCCAATCTTTCCCCACAATCTGCCTGGCCTACCTCATTTCCCAGTGCCATTTCCTGGGCTTGATTTGGATACAGCACTAAGTAGAACTCTAACTCCAGGCCTGCTGGGGAACGTTCTCTCCAAGTCCTCATTGTTGAGTTTAGAGCCCTCTAGTGGTGGCTATATGCCAGTGAAGGATAACCACAACAGCTGCTGA
- the LOC111845191 gene encoding interleukin-2 receptor subunit beta-like isoform X3 — protein sequence MGTQWLPPLLLLLHFSAFPQPSLQSLRCRNDFFNNITCVWNSTGVKPDTVCTLTGKHAAEITCRLRPLGDPGQKLHGCNLYFVNEEFYEDTPIHLTVKCENFTNAIYEEEYNPARSVKLQPPSAPNIENASIFWNFNRPPYLGGFRFQLEFKQSGQKWENAESVNVRDMRTSVEISEEKLEKGVVYDFRVRALVDDVEFEGEWSDWGPVSSWRSTVGVSPVASLDLDLVGLTYSLPVLGFCLILTFIIIIIIIKVTRPNWFFLLKTVPDPSKFFEGNGDFKKWPSPLFPPESFSISQHSEDISPIEVSITKDTDTLFKKDSTRLPEHWESSSQSSSFSNLGYFCSTHPSCYEPCHVYFSYQPVGGSVKGNSVGERVVDSGPIQSSSSYEPLEHHGQPRHPDSNSTTEDQQTEDEEEDEDSPEATSTPTNPSGVLPFPFPCGPPIFPHNLPGLPHFPVPFPGLDLDTALSRTLTPGLLGNVLSKSSLLSLEPSSGGYMPVKDNHNSC from the exons ATGGGGACGCAgtggctgccccccctcctcctgcttCTGCACTTCAGTGCGTTTCCACAGCCCAGCCTCCAGA GTCTGAGGTGCCGTAACGACTTCTTCAACAACATCACTTGTGTGTGGAATAGCACAGGAGTGAAGCCTGACACAGTCTGTACCTTAACTGGAAAACATGCTGCCGAGAT CACTTGCAGACTGAGGCCCCTGGGTGACCCTGGACAGAAATTACATGGCTGCAACCTCTATTTTGTGAATGAA GAATTTTACGAAGACACGCCCATTCACCTGACAGTGAAGTGTGAGAATTTCACAAACGCCATCTATGAAGAAGAGTATAACCCAGCTCGCTCTG TGAAACTGCAACCTCCTTCTGCACCCAATATTGAAAATGCCAGCATCTTCTGGAATTTTAACAGGCCCCCTTATTTGGGAGGATTTCGCTTTCAGTTGGAATTCAAGCAGTCAGGCCAAAAATGGGAG AACGCAGAGTCTGTCAACGTGAGAGACATGCGGACCTCAGTGGAGATCTCCGAGGAGAAACTGGAGAAGGGGGTCGTATATGACTTCAGGGTTCGGGCTCTGGTTGATGACGTCGAATTTGAAGGAGAATGGAGTGACTGGGGCCCCGTGTCCTCCTGGAGGTCTACAGTTGGGGTGTCCCCAG TAGCATCTTTGGATCTGGATCTGGTGGGGCTGACGTACAGCCTCCCAGTCCTGGGATTTTGTCTGATCCTcaccttcatcatcatcatcatcatcatcaaagtGACCCGGCCCAACTG gtttttcttGTTAAAAACAGTGCCTGATCCATCCAAGTTTTTTGAAGGAAATGGAGACTTCAAG aaatggCCCAGCCCCCTTTTTCCCCCAGAGTCCTTCTCCATTTCCCAACATTCCGAGGACATCTCACCAATTGAGGTCTCCATCACCAAGGACACCGACACGCTGTTTAAGAAGGACTCCACCAGACTGCCAGAACACTGGGAGAGCAGCAGCCAGTCATCCAGCTTCTCAAACCTGGGCTACTTCTGCTCCACGCACCCCAGCTGCTATGAGCCCTGTCATGTTTACTTCAGCTAccagccagtagggggcagtgtgaAAGGTAACTCAGTTGGGGAGAGGGTGGTTGACAGTGGACCTATCCAAAGCAGCTCTTCCTATGAGCCCCTGGAACATCACGGTCAGCCAAGACACCCAGATTCTAACTCGACGACGGAGGATCAGCAAACtgaggatgaagaggaagatGAGGATTCACCTGAAGCAACGTCAACCCCTACTAATCCCTCTGGAGTCCTCCCATTTCCATTTCCTTGTGGACCTCCAATCTTTCCCCACAATCTGCCTGGCCTACCTCATTTCCCAGTGCCATTTCCTGGGCTTGATTTGGATACAGCACTAAGTAGAACTCTAACTCCAGGCCTGCTGGGGAACGTTCTCTCCAAGTCCTCATTGTTGAGTTTAGAGCCCTCTAGTGGTGGCTATATGCCAGTGAAGGATAACCACAACAGCTGCTGA
- the LOC111845191 gene encoding interleukin-2 receptor subunit beta-like isoform X1, whose amino-acid sequence MGTQWLPPLLLLLHFSAFPQPSLQSKRSPVELCDFSLRCRNDFFNNITCVWNSTGVKPDTVCTLTGKHAAEITCRLRPLGDPGQKLHGCNLYFVNEEFYEDTPIHLTVKCENFTNAIYEEEYNPARSVKLQPPSAPNIENASIFWNFNRPPYLGGFRFQLEFKQSGQKWENAESVNVRDMRTSVEISEEKLEKGVVYDFRVRALVDDVEFEGEWSDWGPVSSWRSTVGVSPVASLDLDLVGLTYSLPVLGFCLILTFIIIIIIIKVTRPNWFFLLKTVPDPSKFFEGNGDFKKWPSPLFPPESFSISQHSEDISPIEVSITKDTDTLFKKDSTRLPEHWESSSQSSSFSNLGYFCSTHPSCYEPCHVYFSYQPVGGSVKGNSVGERVVDSGPIQSSSSYEPLEHHGQPRHPDSNSTTEDQQTEDEEEDEDSPEATSTPTNPSGVLPFPFPCGPPIFPHNLPGLPHFPVPFPGLDLDTALSRTLTPGLLGNVLSKSSLLSLEPSSGGYMPVKDNHNSC is encoded by the exons ATGGGGACGCAgtggctgccccccctcctcctgcttCTGCACTTCAGTGCGTTTCCACAGCCCAGCCTCCAGAGTAAGCGTTCGCCAGTGGAGCTCTGCGATTTTA GTCTGAGGTGCCGTAACGACTTCTTCAACAACATCACTTGTGTGTGGAATAGCACAGGAGTGAAGCCTGACACAGTCTGTACCTTAACTGGAAAACATGCTGCCGAGAT CACTTGCAGACTGAGGCCCCTGGGTGACCCTGGACAGAAATTACATGGCTGCAACCTCTATTTTGTGAATGAA GAATTTTACGAAGACACGCCCATTCACCTGACAGTGAAGTGTGAGAATTTCACAAACGCCATCTATGAAGAAGAGTATAACCCAGCTCGCTCTG TGAAACTGCAACCTCCTTCTGCACCCAATATTGAAAATGCCAGCATCTTCTGGAATTTTAACAGGCCCCCTTATTTGGGAGGATTTCGCTTTCAGTTGGAATTCAAGCAGTCAGGCCAAAAATGGGAG AACGCAGAGTCTGTCAACGTGAGAGACATGCGGACCTCAGTGGAGATCTCCGAGGAGAAACTGGAGAAGGGGGTCGTATATGACTTCAGGGTTCGGGCTCTGGTTGATGACGTCGAATTTGAAGGAGAATGGAGTGACTGGGGCCCCGTGTCCTCCTGGAGGTCTACAGTTGGGGTGTCCCCAG TAGCATCTTTGGATCTGGATCTGGTGGGGCTGACGTACAGCCTCCCAGTCCTGGGATTTTGTCTGATCCTcaccttcatcatcatcatcatcatcatcaaagtGACCCGGCCCAACTG gtttttcttGTTAAAAACAGTGCCTGATCCATCCAAGTTTTTTGAAGGAAATGGAGACTTCAAG aaatggCCCAGCCCCCTTTTTCCCCCAGAGTCCTTCTCCATTTCCCAACATTCCGAGGACATCTCACCAATTGAGGTCTCCATCACCAAGGACACCGACACGCTGTTTAAGAAGGACTCCACCAGACTGCCAGAACACTGGGAGAGCAGCAGCCAGTCATCCAGCTTCTCAAACCTGGGCTACTTCTGCTCCACGCACCCCAGCTGCTATGAGCCCTGTCATGTTTACTTCAGCTAccagccagtagggggcagtgtgaAAGGTAACTCAGTTGGGGAGAGGGTGGTTGACAGTGGACCTATCCAAAGCAGCTCTTCCTATGAGCCCCTGGAACATCACGGTCAGCCAAGACACCCAGATTCTAACTCGACGACGGAGGATCAGCAAACtgaggatgaagaggaagatGAGGATTCACCTGAAGCAACGTCAACCCCTACTAATCCCTCTGGAGTCCTCCCATTTCCATTTCCTTGTGGACCTCCAATCTTTCCCCACAATCTGCCTGGCCTACCTCATTTCCCAGTGCCATTTCCTGGGCTTGATTTGGATACAGCACTAAGTAGAACTCTAACTCCAGGCCTGCTGGGGAACGTTCTCTCCAAGTCCTCATTGTTGAGTTTAGAGCCCTCTAGTGGTGGCTATATGCCAGTGAAGGATAACCACAACAGCTGCTGA